From the genome of Ectobacillus sp. JY-23, one region includes:
- a CDS encoding penicillin-binding protein 1A, whose product MSDNYRSREERKQAEKAKQEQKKQKSEKPRKKGSFFKKFLITCLLLGIIVLGAGVSTFYAMIKDAPKIDEAKLADPVSTKFYDKDGGFIHEYGVERRTPITYEQIPKVLEDAFLSTEDARFYEHHGIDIKRTAKAIFENLTNGFGSQGGSTITQQVIKNSFLSPDKNLKRKVQEWYLAYKLEQKYSKHEILEMYLNKINLGNYSWGIAAAAKNYYGIEVKDLKNLTLPQAAMLAGLPQLPNAYNPSKPENEKEATKRRNLVLTLMHRQGAITEKEMKEAMQVPVREGVREPAQNPMPYQAFLDAVAKEVEGQLKDVNIGTDGLAIYTTLDPKAQAYAEQLAESGDGFRYPNDQFQTAFVFQDTKTGEVRAIASGRKENKGSFRGSNYAIDLDRQPGSTFKPILAYGPAVEHLKWATSHTIEDKETKYDTGAEISNWDNKYHGLITIRKALEQSYNIPALLTMREVGKPKAKVFAENLGITFANNTVFESYVIGANQVSPIEMSGAYSAFGNNGVYIKPHFVTKVVFPDGKEVSFKPKEKRAMADYTSYIITDMLRSVVKTGTGTNANVSRLDVAGKTGTTNFDKDTMRKYGYPADATNDSWFVGYTPQYTMSVWTGYAKNGQGMYLNKETSRIAQYIFRNMMSKFGTDTSPFEQPSTVYRFGNELGVTGGEKVVLPKEKPDAPTGVAAKYDAASNTITLKWAYTASEEMKDVSFDVAYSLDGGPKTTLTNTKSTSITLGNVKAGGRYTFFITAAANGKVSDEAKITVAVTNVAKPEEKPSPPDNGDGTNQGTPPTETPPGTGTETETPPGSSNPGEAKPPKPPAQSPLGIP is encoded by the coding sequence ATGTCGGATAATTATCGTTCTCGCGAAGAACGTAAGCAAGCTGAAAAAGCGAAGCAAGAACAAAAAAAACAAAAAAGCGAAAAACCTCGTAAAAAAGGATCGTTTTTTAAGAAGTTTCTTATTACTTGCCTACTCCTTGGAATCATTGTATTAGGAGCAGGTGTTTCGACTTTTTATGCAATGATTAAGGATGCACCGAAAATTGATGAAGCTAAGTTAGCAGATCCTGTTTCAACCAAATTTTATGATAAAGATGGCGGTTTTATACATGAGTATGGTGTAGAGCGACGTACTCCGATTACGTATGAGCAAATCCCAAAAGTGCTTGAAGACGCATTTCTCTCTACAGAGGATGCTAGATTTTATGAGCATCATGGCATTGATATTAAACGTACGGCGAAAGCGATTTTTGAAAACTTGACAAACGGATTTGGATCACAAGGTGGTAGTACAATTACACAGCAGGTAATTAAAAACTCATTTTTATCACCTGACAAAAATTTAAAACGAAAAGTGCAAGAATGGTACCTCGCCTATAAGCTGGAGCAAAAATACTCTAAGCATGAAATTTTGGAAATGTACCTTAACAAAATTAACTTAGGGAACTATTCTTGGGGAATCGCTGCAGCTGCCAAGAACTATTATGGCATTGAAGTAAAAGATTTGAAAAATCTAACATTGCCACAAGCTGCTATGCTGGCAGGTTTGCCACAGCTACCAAATGCTTATAACCCTTCTAAACCGGAGAATGAAAAAGAAGCCACCAAGCGTAGAAATCTTGTGTTAACATTAATGCATCGACAAGGTGCTATTACGGAAAAAGAAATGAAAGAAGCAATGCAGGTACCTGTTCGTGAAGGCGTTCGTGAACCAGCTCAAAATCCAATGCCTTATCAAGCATTTCTTGATGCAGTGGCTAAAGAGGTGGAAGGACAGCTAAAGGATGTAAACATTGGAACAGATGGCCTAGCAATCTATACGACACTTGATCCAAAAGCACAAGCGTATGCGGAACAATTAGCAGAGTCTGGAGACGGATTTAGATATCCAAACGATCAGTTCCAAACCGCATTTGTATTTCAAGACACAAAAACTGGAGAAGTACGCGCCATTGCAAGCGGTCGTAAGGAAAACAAAGGTTCTTTTAGAGGAAGTAACTATGCTATTGATTTAGATAGACAGCCGGGCTCTACATTTAAACCAATTCTCGCTTACGGTCCTGCTGTAGAGCATTTAAAATGGGCAACTTCTCACACAATTGAAGATAAAGAAACAAAGTATGATACAGGAGCTGAAATATCCAACTGGGATAATAAATATCATGGCTTAATCACTATTCGTAAGGCGTTGGAACAATCATATAACATTCCAGCTTTATTAACCATGAGAGAAGTAGGTAAACCTAAAGCAAAAGTATTTGCTGAAAATTTAGGTATCACTTTTGCTAACAATACAGTATTTGAATCATATGTAATTGGGGCGAATCAAGTCAGTCCGATTGAAATGTCCGGTGCCTACAGTGCATTCGGTAATAACGGGGTATATATTAAACCACATTTTGTTACGAAAGTTGTATTTCCGGACGGAAAAGAAGTAAGCTTTAAACCAAAAGAAAAACGAGCAATGGCGGACTACACATCATATATCATTACAGATATGTTACGCTCAGTTGTAAAAACGGGGACAGGAACAAACGCAAATGTATCTAGACTTGATGTGGCTGGTAAGACCGGTACCACAAACTTTGATAAAGATACGATGCGCAAATATGGCTATCCTGCCGATGCAACGAACGACAGTTGGTTTGTAGGATACACACCACAATATACGATGTCCGTTTGGACTGGATATGCAAAGAACGGGCAAGGTATGTATTTGAATAAAGAAACATCACGCATCGCGCAATATATCTTTAGAAATATGATGAGCAAGTTTGGAACAGATACTTCTCCATTTGAGCAACCATCCACTGTATACCGCTTTGGCAATGAGCTTGGGGTAACAGGTGGCGAAAAAGTAGTACTACCAAAAGAAAAACCTGATGCTCCAACCGGGGTGGCCGCAAAGTATGATGCCGCTTCTAATACTATTACTTTAAAATGGGCATATACAGCTTCAGAAGAGATGAAAGATGTCTCATTTGACGTAGCATACTCACTAGATGGCGGCCCGAAAACAACATTAACAAACACCAAAAGTACAAGCATTACTCTTGGTAATGTAAAAGCAGGTGGTCGCTATACATTCTTTATTACTGCCGCAGCAAACGGTAAGGTCAGCGATGAAGCAAAAATTACGGTCGCTGTGACAAACGTGGCAAAGCCGGAAGAAAAGCCATCCCCACCAGATAACGGTGATGGTACAAATCAAGGTACACCACCTACAGAAACTCCCCCAGGTACAGGTACTGAAACTGAGACACCACCAGGGTCCAGTAATCCAGGTGAAGCAAAACCACCGAAGCCACCGGCGCAATCGCCACTTGGTATTCCATAA
- a CDS encoding YpoC family protein — MRIKVPAAFQISPFVNEELIYDETSIEYTIQNGYFTYDILKGQDIPAYEPWLDVDYAIPLVLESWKSNKPSISRLFKERKRDEAQPLMVHYTAHYLSSLYWLNGLYVRTPQLAISNLNMLSSKPVNIEERFVFIINRPGHYHAFIQLIQLYEELEKLFAAMMIKKKRPSK, encoded by the coding sequence ATGAGAATAAAGGTACCTGCAGCGTTTCAAATCTCACCATTTGTTAATGAAGAGCTTATTTATGATGAGACATCTATTGAATACACTATTCAAAACGGCTACTTTACCTATGACATATTAAAGGGGCAAGACATACCTGCCTATGAGCCTTGGCTTGATGTAGATTATGCTATACCTCTTGTATTAGAAAGCTGGAAATCTAATAAGCCTTCTATTTCTCGCTTGTTTAAGGAACGAAAAAGAGATGAAGCGCAGCCGCTGATGGTTCATTATACAGCGCATTATTTATCAAGTTTGTATTGGTTAAACGGACTATATGTACGTACTCCGCAACTAGCAATATCAAACCTAAATATGCTATCAAGCAAGCCGGTCAATATAGAAGAACGCTTTGTTTTTATCATTAATCGCCCCGGGCATTATCATGCATTTATACAGCTTATCCAGTTATACGAAGAACTAGAAAAATTATTTGCTGCGATGATGATAAAAAAGAAAAGACCATCAAAGTGA
- the nth gene encoding endonuclease III translates to MLTIKQIRHCLDTMAEMYPSAHCELNHSNPFELVIAVALSAQCTDALVNKVTRELFQKYKTPEDYLAVPLDELQQDIRSIGLYRNKAKNIQRLCRMLLERYDGNVPKDRDELINLPGVGRKTANVVVSVAFGIPAIAVDTHVERVSKRLAFCRWKDSVLEVEKTLMKKVPMEEWSVTHHRMIFFGRYHCKAQRPQCEVCPLLDLCREGKKRMKGKTQ, encoded by the coding sequence GTGCTCACCATTAAACAGATTCGCCATTGTTTGGATACAATGGCAGAGATGTATCCGAGTGCACACTGTGAATTAAATCATTCCAATCCGTTTGAGCTAGTGATTGCTGTCGCTTTATCTGCTCAGTGTACGGATGCATTAGTAAACAAAGTAACAAGAGAATTGTTTCAAAAATATAAAACACCCGAAGATTATTTAGCTGTACCTTTGGATGAGCTACAGCAGGATATTCGTTCCATTGGTTTGTATCGAAATAAAGCCAAAAACATTCAACGTCTATGCCGAATGCTGTTGGAACGATACGATGGAAACGTGCCGAAAGACCGTGATGAATTAATAAACTTACCAGGAGTGGGGCGTAAAACAGCGAATGTAGTAGTCTCAGTAGCCTTTGGTATTCCGGCAATTGCTGTGGATACACATGTTGAACGCGTTAGTAAACGCTTGGCTTTTTGTAGGTGGAAAGATTCTGTATTAGAAGTGGAAAAAACGCTGATGAAGAAAGTGCCTATGGAAGAATGGAGTGTTACCCATCATCGCATGATTTTCTTTGGCCGCTATCATTGTAAAGCGCAACGTCCCCAATGTGAAGTATGTCCGCTGCTCGATTTGTGTAGAGAAGGAAAGAAGCGAATGAAAGGTAAGACACAATGA
- a CDS encoding DnaD domain-containing protein, which yields MKKRVMLQWLEQGSIAIPKLLMTNYQKLGLNEAEFMVVLHVHTFLESGNLFPTPNEIAARMTINPMQCADILRVLLQRGLLTIEGRRDGDLICEMYSLQPLWEKMLQLLMNETLGEEVEEERAQQSSLYSIFEQEFGRPLSPFECETLAMWQDQDGHDGTVIQAALREAVISGKLNFRYIDRILFEWKKNGVKTVEQAHNYGKKFRQHQKQPRSDTTYTGKVPFYNWLEQ from the coding sequence ATGAAAAAGAGAGTAATGTTGCAGTGGCTTGAGCAAGGAAGCATAGCAATTCCAAAGTTATTGATGACAAATTATCAAAAGCTCGGTTTAAATGAAGCAGAGTTTATGGTTGTGTTACACGTACACACATTTTTAGAATCTGGGAATTTATTCCCTACGCCCAATGAGATTGCAGCGCGTATGACAATTAATCCTATGCAATGTGCGGACATTTTACGCGTATTGCTACAAAGAGGCCTCTTAACTATTGAGGGGCGTCGGGACGGCGATTTAATTTGTGAAATGTATTCACTGCAGCCTCTATGGGAAAAAATGTTGCAACTTTTAATGAATGAAACATTGGGAGAAGAAGTGGAGGAAGAGAGAGCACAGCAATCTAGTTTATATAGTATTTTTGAGCAGGAATTTGGGCGTCCGTTGTCTCCATTTGAATGTGAGACTCTTGCGATGTGGCAGGACCAAGACGGTCACGATGGGACTGTAATTCAGGCAGCTCTTCGCGAAGCTGTGATTAGCGGTAAGTTGAATTTCCGCTATATTGATCGAATTTTATTTGAATGGAAGAAAAATGGTGTCAAGACGGTTGAACAAGCACATAACTATGGAAAGAAATTTAGACAACATCAAAAACAACCACGCTCAGATACTACGTATACAGGAAAAGTGCCTTTTTATAATTGGCTGGAGCAGTAA
- the asnS gene encoding asparagine--tRNA ligase produces the protein MKTTIGQVKHYVDQEVTIGAWLANKRSSGKIAFLQLRDGSGFIQGVVVKEEVGEEVFQKAKGLTQETSLYVTGIVREDARSPFGYELTVTNVEVIHAATDYPITPKEHGTEFLMDNRHLWIRSKRQHAVLRIRHEIIRATYQFFHENGFVKVDPPILTGSAPEGTTELFHTKYFDEDAYLSQSGQLYMEAAAMALGKVFSFGPTFRAEKSKTRRHLIEFWMIEPEMSFTDHEENLRVQEQYVSYLVQSVLQNCALELKTLGRDTAKLESIQAPFPRITYDDAITFLHEKGFDDIQWGDDFGAPHETAIAEHYDKPVFITHYPASIKSFYMKPDPNRPEVVLCADLIAPEGYGEIIGGSQRIDDYELLKQRLDEHQLSEDAYKWYLELRQYGSVPHSGFGLGLERTVAWLSGVEHVRETIPFPRLLNRLYP, from the coding sequence GTGAAAACAACTATTGGACAAGTAAAACACTATGTAGATCAAGAAGTAACAATTGGCGCATGGCTTGCAAATAAACGATCCAGCGGTAAAATTGCATTTTTGCAATTGCGCGATGGGTCAGGGTTTATTCAAGGTGTCGTTGTAAAAGAAGAAGTGGGAGAAGAAGTTTTTCAAAAGGCGAAAGGCCTTACACAAGAAACCTCTTTGTATGTAACGGGTATCGTGCGCGAGGATGCACGTTCTCCATTCGGATACGAATTAACGGTAACGAATGTAGAAGTTATTCATGCGGCAACAGATTATCCAATTACACCAAAAGAGCATGGTACAGAGTTTTTAATGGACAACCGCCATTTGTGGATTCGTTCTAAGCGTCAGCATGCTGTATTGCGTATTCGTCATGAGATTATCCGTGCTACATACCAATTCTTTCACGAAAACGGATTTGTGAAAGTAGATCCACCAATTTTGACGGGGAGTGCACCGGAAGGAACGACAGAATTATTCCATACGAAATATTTTGACGAGGATGCATACTTGTCTCAAAGTGGACAGCTTTATATGGAAGCTGCCGCAATGGCGCTTGGAAAAGTATTTTCATTTGGTCCGACGTTCCGTGCTGAAAAATCTAAGACGCGACGCCATTTAATCGAATTCTGGATGATTGAACCAGAAATGTCCTTTACAGATCATGAAGAGAACTTGCGTGTACAAGAGCAATATGTCTCTTATTTAGTACAATCCGTACTTCAAAACTGTGCGCTTGAACTCAAAACATTAGGCCGTGATACGGCGAAGCTTGAAAGCATTCAAGCACCGTTTCCTCGTATCACGTACGATGATGCGATTACATTCCTCCATGAAAAAGGTTTTGATGATATTCAATGGGGAGATGATTTTGGAGCGCCACATGAAACGGCAATTGCCGAGCATTACGATAAACCGGTATTTATCACACACTATCCGGCGTCTATTAAGTCATTCTACATGAAGCCCGATCCAAATCGTCCAGAAGTTGTATTGTGCGCAGATTTGATTGCACCGGAAGGCTACGGTGAAATTATTGGTGGATCACAGCGTATTGATGACTATGAACTGTTAAAGCAACGTTTAGACGAGCATCAATTAAGTGAAGATGCGTATAAATGGTATTTAGAATTGCGTCAATATGGTTCTGTTCCTCACTCAGGCTTTGGACTTGGCTTAGAAAGAACGGTAGCTTGGTTATCTGGCGTAGAACACGTTCGTGAAACAATTCCATTTCCTCGCTTATTAAACCGTCTGTATCCATAA
- a CDS encoding pyridoxal phosphate-dependent aminotransferase, translating into MKLAKRVSALTPSSTLEITAKAQELKAQGFDVIGLGAGEPDFNTPDYIIEAAYKSMLEGHTKYTPTGGLATLKNAIIAKFKTDQQITYAPSEIIVCNGAKHALYTLFQALLDEGDEVIIPTPYWVSYPEQVKLAGGEPVYVCGFEENNFKITPKQLQNAITAKTKAVIINSPSNPTGMVYTEDELRAIGEVCLQHNVLIVSDEIYEHLVYDATHVSIAQLSPELKEQTIIINGVSKSHAMTGWRIGYAAGNKQLIGAMTNLASHSTSNPTSVAQYATIAAYEHSQDAVEQMRVEFEKRLHIVYDKLINIPGFSCIKPQGAFYLFPNVKEAAKLTGFSSVDEWAKALLEEEKVAVVPGSGFGAPDCIRLSYATSLTSLEKAIERMQNFMQKKMAN; encoded by the coding sequence ATGAAGTTAGCAAAGCGCGTATCAGCATTAACACCTTCTTCAACATTAGAAATCACAGCCAAAGCACAAGAGCTAAAAGCACAAGGGTTTGATGTTATCGGTCTAGGAGCCGGTGAACCGGATTTCAATACACCGGATTACATCATTGAAGCAGCGTATAAATCTATGCTAGAAGGTCATACAAAATATACACCAACAGGCGGACTTGCGACTCTTAAGAACGCCATTATTGCTAAATTTAAAACAGATCAGCAAATTACGTATGCACCATCGGAAATCATTGTTTGCAACGGAGCAAAGCATGCACTATATACATTATTTCAGGCGCTTTTAGATGAAGGCGATGAGGTTATTATCCCTACACCTTATTGGGTAAGTTATCCTGAACAGGTAAAACTTGCTGGCGGCGAGCCTGTGTATGTTTGTGGTTTTGAAGAAAATAATTTTAAAATTACACCAAAGCAGTTGCAAAATGCAATTACAGCAAAAACAAAAGCAGTAATTATCAATTCTCCTAGCAACCCAACAGGAATGGTGTATACAGAAGATGAATTACGTGCTATCGGTGAAGTGTGCTTACAACACAACGTTCTCATTGTGTCCGATGAAATTTATGAGCATCTGGTATATGATGCAACACACGTTTCAATTGCACAGCTCTCGCCTGAACTAAAAGAACAAACAATTATCATTAATGGTGTTTCTAAATCTCATGCTATGACAGGTTGGCGCATTGGGTATGCAGCTGGAAATAAACAACTAATTGGAGCGATGACGAACTTAGCGAGCCACAGTACATCTAATCCAACATCGGTCGCACAATACGCTACAATTGCTGCTTATGAGCATTCACAAGATGCAGTGGAGCAAATGCGAGTGGAATTTGAAAAACGTTTGCATATTGTCTACGATAAACTAATCAACATTCCAGGGTTTTCTTGTATTAAGCCGCAAGGAGCGTTTTATTTATTCCCAAATGTAAAGGAAGCCGCAAAATTGACAGGTTTTTCTTCGGTAGATGAATGGGCAAAAGCGCTTTTAGAAGAAGAAAAAGTAGCAGTTGTTCCGGGCTCTGGCTTTGGTGCACCCGACTGCATTAGATTGTCTTATGCAACTTCTCTTACATCATTAGAGAAGGCAATTGAGCGCATGCAGAACTTTATGCAAAAGAAAATGGCAAACTAG
- a CDS encoding DUF5590 domain-containing protein encodes MKKWIFIIFCIFLGVMVTVVYVYNTSVHSKDKGIVQAEELARKKANLVTIASTDYYHGMTAYHVIEGKDENGTSWFVWVPNNKKQKVLAKRKSEGITEQEAIRILLNDRKRNVKRIEKVKLGAEKGVPLWEITYIDEESRYSYYYLNFIDGKYEGYYSI; translated from the coding sequence ATGAAAAAGTGGATTTTTATAATTTTCTGTATATTTTTAGGTGTAATGGTAACAGTTGTATATGTATACAACACGTCTGTACATTCAAAAGATAAGGGAATCGTACAGGCAGAAGAACTAGCACGTAAAAAAGCGAATTTAGTCACCATTGCGAGTACCGATTATTACCATGGCATGACGGCTTATCACGTCATTGAGGGAAAAGATGAGAATGGGACGAGTTGGTTTGTATGGGTGCCCAATAATAAAAAGCAAAAAGTATTAGCAAAACGAAAAAGTGAAGGTATTACAGAGCAAGAAGCGATTCGAATTTTACTAAACGATAGAAAACGAAATGTAAAGCGTATTGAAAAAGTAAAATTAGGTGCCGAAAAGGGTGTACCGCTTTGGGAAATTACATATATTGACGAAGAGAGTCGCTACTCCTACTATTATCTAAACTTTATTGATGGCAAATATGAGGGGTATTACAGCATTTAA
- a CDS encoding YpmA family protein — MEKKIEVLATTRVQYTNDLYKVVDSLNRTLKKQDLMFGLALDEKEKDKAIFTIYRT; from the coding sequence ATGGAAAAGAAAATTGAAGTGTTGGCCACAACACGTGTTCAATATACAAATGACTTGTATAAAGTTGTTGACAGCTTAAACAGAACCTTAAAGAAACAGGATTTAATGTTTGGGCTTGCATTGGACGAAAAAGAAAAAGACAAAGCCATATTTACGATATATAGAACGTAG
- the dinG gene encoding ATP-dependent DNA helicase DinG gives MGMKYVVVDLETTGNGAKGGIDKITEFAAVVIENGEIQEVLSTFVNPGKSIPPFISELTGIYDEMVSRAPSFADIAPMIADLLEDAYFVAHNVHFDWGFLREEFIQAGQPVPHCPVIDTVELARILFPTAESYKLSDLAKQFQLQHDNPHRADSDAMVTGELFLILCEKLKSLPYVTLCSLHELSRGFQTDLEQFISFYILHKEQTPYEQHYDIQHGIALKKYISTKSFYKESISFSAYLAEVNTNLQLKMKAFEPRTGQMLMMQKVHEAFIEDRVCLIEAGTGTGKTLGYLIPALFHAVQEEEPVLVSTQTVQLQQQILDKEIPLLEKILPFSFKVAVMKGRKHYLCLHKFEQALLEEDKNYDSLLTKAKILVWLLQTETGDVDELNLPSGGRFLWDRICNTGAPSMRWENRCFYKRAQHQVYFADLVITNHAFLFHDTYKEDALFKSYSRVILDEAHHIEETASQALGEKFSCLQFQATLSRIGTLETEGALTRVSKRLETTSSLFKEINYWLKEIKFESDELFRMLRAFLFEKQGNIDTVRLVQAYDAQMEKGKLWRAIREAVNRLSHSIDKIMKIYTVEEPLSVVYEDLQNALMTLEKQCEILKRLLTQKLDGVTWMEADVKGTLHSTILYHQPTDVRDVLAERFFTSRKSVILTSATMTVKGNFDYMMHTLGLSSFLPTTLYVPPPFSYKNQVSLMIPTDLPHVNEVSFEEYTAAMVTHIIEIAATVQGRILVLCTSYDMQKRLYTEVKDSDTLPQFAVLNANAGSRNRVVKNFQQFEKAILFGTSSLWEGVDIPLDCLIMVRLPFAPPNDPVMRRKSQALREAGENPFSALSLPQAIIRFKQGFGRLIRKESDRGLFFVLDRRIATKSYGKDFLASLPELSVYEKSLQELLCSIKE, from the coding sequence ATTGGTATGAAATATGTGGTCGTGGATTTAGAGACAACTGGGAATGGAGCTAAGGGTGGCATCGATAAAATTACTGAGTTTGCAGCTGTTGTAATTGAAAACGGTGAGATACAGGAAGTTTTATCAACTTTCGTAAACCCAGGCAAGTCAATTCCTCCCTTTATTTCCGAATTGACTGGTATTTACGACGAAATGGTGAGTCGGGCCCCATCTTTTGCGGATATTGCACCTATGATAGCCGATCTATTAGAAGATGCTTATTTTGTTGCGCATAATGTACATTTTGACTGGGGATTTTTGCGCGAGGAATTTATACAAGCAGGACAGCCGGTGCCGCATTGTCCTGTTATTGACACAGTTGAACTGGCACGGATTCTGTTTCCAACAGCGGAAAGCTACAAATTGAGCGATTTAGCTAAGCAATTTCAATTACAACATGATAATCCTCATCGTGCCGACAGCGATGCAATGGTAACAGGAGAATTGTTTCTGATTCTTTGTGAGAAGTTAAAGTCGCTTCCGTATGTTACACTATGCTCTTTGCATGAATTAAGCAGAGGGTTTCAGACCGACTTAGAACAGTTCATTTCGTTTTATATTTTACATAAAGAACAAACGCCATATGAACAGCACTATGATATTCAACATGGAATAGCACTTAAAAAGTATATTTCCACAAAAAGCTTCTATAAAGAGTCCATTTCGTTTTCAGCGTATTTAGCGGAAGTAAACACAAATTTACAGCTGAAAATGAAAGCATTTGAGCCACGTACCGGTCAAATGCTGATGATGCAAAAGGTACATGAGGCTTTTATAGAAGATCGTGTTTGTCTCATAGAAGCAGGAACGGGAACGGGTAAGACGCTAGGGTATTTAATACCTGCTTTGTTTCATGCTGTGCAAGAAGAAGAGCCTGTACTTGTCAGTACACAAACTGTACAGCTCCAGCAGCAAATACTAGATAAAGAAATCCCATTGCTGGAAAAAATCCTGCCTTTTTCTTTTAAAGTAGCTGTAATGAAGGGACGTAAACATTACTTATGTTTACATAAATTTGAGCAGGCTTTGCTTGAAGAAGATAAAAACTATGATAGTCTACTGACAAAAGCGAAAATTCTTGTGTGGTTACTTCAGACTGAAACGGGAGATGTGGATGAGCTGAATTTGCCTTCAGGAGGGCGCTTTTTATGGGACAGAATTTGCAATACGGGCGCACCTTCCATGAGGTGGGAAAATCGCTGCTTTTATAAACGAGCTCAGCATCAAGTATATTTTGCTGATCTTGTCATCACCAATCATGCTTTTTTATTTCACGACACGTATAAGGAAGATGCGCTATTTAAAAGTTATTCTCGTGTCATTTTGGATGAGGCACATCATATTGAAGAAACAGCAAGTCAGGCACTTGGTGAGAAGTTTTCATGCTTACAATTTCAGGCCACACTGTCTCGTATTGGAACCTTAGAAACAGAAGGAGCCTTAACAAGAGTAAGTAAACGTTTAGAAACAACTTCTTCTTTATTTAAAGAAATCAATTATTGGTTGAAAGAAATTAAATTTGAGTCGGATGAGCTATTTCGTATGCTTCGCGCTTTCTTATTTGAAAAGCAGGGAAACATAGACACTGTTCGTCTCGTACAAGCCTACGATGCACAAATGGAAAAGGGAAAGCTTTGGCGCGCCATTAGAGAAGCGGTAAATAGGTTATCACATTCAATAGATAAAATAATGAAAATTTACACAGTAGAGGAGCCACTGTCTGTTGTATACGAGGATTTGCAAAACGCTTTAATGACTCTAGAAAAGCAATGTGAGATACTGAAGCGACTGCTAACTCAAAAATTAGATGGTGTAACGTGGATGGAAGCTGATGTAAAAGGAACATTGCATTCCACAATATTATATCATCAACCTACTGATGTGAGGGATGTATTAGCAGAACGTTTCTTTACTAGCCGCAAAAGCGTTATTCTTACTTCTGCCACAATGACTGTAAAGGGAAATTTTGATTATATGATGCATACTTTAGGCCTGTCTTCTTTTCTTCCAACGACGTTGTATGTACCTCCGCCGTTTTCTTATAAAAATCAAGTCAGTCTCATGATTCCGACCGATTTGCCGCATGTTAACGAGGTGTCATTTGAAGAGTATACAGCTGCAATGGTTACACATATCATAGAGATTGCAGCAACGGTACAAGGGCGCATACTTGTGCTTTGTACATCATACGACATGCAAAAACGTCTGTATACGGAAGTGAAAGATAGTGACACTTTGCCGCAGTTTGCAGTGTTAAACGCAAACGCCGGTAGTCGTAATCGCGTTGTGAAAAACTTTCAGCAGTTTGAAAAGGCCATCTTATTTGGAACTAGTAGCCTATGGGAAGGTGTGGATATACCCCTTGATTGTCTTATAATGGTGCGCCTGCCATTTGCACCACCAAATGATCCTGTAATGCGCCGTAAGAGTCAAGCTCTGCGAGAAGCAGGAGAGAATCCTTTTTCTGCTTTATCTTTACCACAAGCAATCATTCGTTTTAAGCAGGGCTTTGGTCGACTTATACGTAAGGAAAGTGATCGGGGGCTGTTTTTTGTACTAGATCGTCGTATAGCAACAAAATCATATGGAAAAGATTTTCTTGCTTCTTTGCCGGAGTTGTCGGTTTATGAAAAATCGTTGCAAGAATTATTGTGTTCTATCAAGGAATGA
- the panD gene encoding aspartate 1-decarboxylase, with protein sequence MFRTMMRAKLHRATVTEANLNYVGSITIDEDLMDAVGVVENEKVQIVNNNNGARFETYIIKGKRGSKVVCLNGAAARLVQPGDKVIIIAYGLVPEERVHEHQPKIAVLDEQNNIEQMLGYEPASTIL encoded by the coding sequence ATGTTTCGTACGATGATGAGAGCGAAGTTGCATCGCGCTACAGTAACGGAAGCTAACTTAAATTATGTAGGCAGCATTACGATTGATGAAGATTTAATGGATGCAGTAGGTGTGGTTGAGAACGAAAAAGTACAGATTGTAAACAACAACAATGGTGCACGTTTTGAAACATATATTATTAAAGGAAAACGTGGAAGCAAGGTCGTATGCTTAAACGGCGCAGCTGCACGTCTTGTACAGCCAGGAGACAAAGTTATCATCATTGCTTACGGCCTTGTTCCGGAAGAGCGTGTTCACGAGCATCAGCCTAAAATTGCTGTACTTGACGAACAAAACAATATTGAACAAATGCTTGGCTATGAGCCTGCATCGACAATTTTATAA